Proteins from a single region of Chryseomicrobium sp. FSL W7-1435:
- a CDS encoding GNAT family protein, with protein MIRLAVPEDAEAMLVIQQEVLKEEIYFVSSIEEFRQTVEGQRAWIQAKQDHPSEVLFVAEEVGEVVGWLVFQVDDRMKTRHTGKFGVMIKPEARGKGYGKQLVQELINWASAHPEIEKISLFTFASNTRAIELYKKLGFVEEGRKLKEYKLADGTYMDDVLMARFV; from the coding sequence GTGATTCGGTTAGCAGTTCCGGAAGATGCGGAAGCCATGTTAGTTATCCAGCAAGAAGTTTTAAAAGAAGAGATTTATTTTGTTTCGAGTATCGAGGAGTTCCGTCAGACGGTTGAAGGGCAGCGAGCCTGGATTCAAGCAAAACAGGATCATCCGAGTGAAGTGCTCTTTGTCGCTGAGGAAGTGGGCGAAGTGGTGGGATGGCTAGTTTTTCAAGTGGATGATCGGATGAAAACGCGTCACACAGGGAAGTTTGGCGTCATGATCAAGCCGGAAGCCCGCGGGAAAGGTTACGGGAAGCAGTTGGTCCAGGAACTGATTAATTGGGCGAGTGCTCACCCGGAGATTGAGAAAATTTCCTTGTTTACTTTTGCATCGAATACCCGAGCCATTGAGCTCTATAAGAAACTTGGTTTTGTAGAAGAAGGACGAAAGCTAAAAGAATATAAGCTTGCAGATGGTACGTATATGGATGATGTGCTGATGGCTAGGTTTGTTTGA
- a CDS encoding DNA alkylation repair protein has translation MNFQEVMNELESLGTERTKKLYMGNGAKEPLFGVATGAMKPMKKVIKRNQALAEELYATGNYDAMYFAGVIADPDTMTTEDFDRWMETAYFYMLSDYVVAVTLSESPIAQEVADKWIESGEELKRSAGWSAYCWLLGNRKDEEFDVEKISRLLDVAKMTIHSAPSRAQSSINNFVYTVAISYMPLHEKAIDVAREIGQIELERPGKKPAILDASASIEKWMTRGKLGFKRRYVRC, from the coding sequence ATGAATTTTCAAGAAGTCATGAATGAGCTAGAATCTCTCGGTACGGAACGGACGAAAAAGCTATATATGGGGAATGGTGCAAAAGAGCCGTTGTTTGGTGTAGCAACTGGTGCTATGAAGCCGATGAAGAAAGTGATCAAACGAAATCAGGCGCTTGCAGAAGAGTTGTACGCAACAGGAAATTATGACGCGATGTACTTTGCTGGAGTCATCGCAGACCCTGACACAATGACGACAGAAGATTTTGACCGTTGGATGGAAACTGCCTATTTTTATATGCTGTCAGATTATGTGGTAGCTGTCACCTTGTCCGAGTCGCCAATTGCACAGGAAGTCGCCGATAAATGGATCGAGAGTGGAGAAGAGTTGAAGCGGTCTGCTGGCTGGAGCGCGTATTGTTGGTTACTCGGAAACCGAAAAGATGAAGAGTTTGATGTGGAGAAAATCAGTCGACTCTTAGACGTTGCGAAGATGACCATCCATTCGGCCCCTTCACGTGCACAGTCTTCTATAAACAATTTTGTCTACACAGTGGCCATTTCCTACATGCCACTTCACGAGAAGGCCATCGATGTTGCCCGAGAAATTGGCCAGATTGAGTTGGAACGCCCAGGCAAAAAACCTGCCATTCTAGATGCATCAGCTTCAATAGAGAAATGGATGACACGAGGGAAACTCGGCTTTAAGCGGAGATATGTACGTTGTTAA
- a CDS encoding carbon-nitrogen hydrolase family protein has translation MKMRVSAVQYHLHTIQNFQQFADQVTHYVKTAVEFNTEFILFPEFVTTQLLSISDTGQGQPFQNLTLYTDAYSELFSRLAVENGVYIIGGTHVTQKGDKVYNVAHLFSPDGHIGEQAKLHLTPTEVIDWGITPGESLRIFETPKGKIAMITCYDIEFPEVVRMARGMGADVIFSPSCTDDRHGFNRVRYTSHARTIENQVYVVTTGTVGSLPTVDFMRGNFGQAAVITPNDVPFPQDGILVKGEINNDMIITADLDLSLLYEVREHGSVTTWRDRRFDLYPDLGKVETETLHPAEWLSANSKVQV, from the coding sequence TTGAAAATGCGCGTTTCTGCTGTTCAATATCATCTACACACTATCCAAAACTTTCAACAGTTCGCCGACCAAGTGACGCATTACGTCAAGACGGCAGTTGAATTCAATACAGAGTTCATTTTATTCCCCGAATTCGTCACAACCCAGTTGTTGTCAATCTCCGACACGGGGCAAGGCCAACCATTTCAAAATCTCACACTTTATACTGACGCGTATAGTGAACTATTTTCACGTTTGGCTGTGGAGAACGGCGTCTATATCATTGGTGGAACGCATGTTACTCAAAAGGGTGACAAGGTCTACAATGTTGCTCATTTGTTCTCTCCAGATGGGCATATCGGCGAACAGGCAAAGCTTCACCTAACGCCAACAGAAGTTATCGATTGGGGAATCACACCTGGCGAATCACTTCGTATTTTTGAAACGCCTAAAGGCAAAATTGCAATGATCACGTGCTATGATATTGAGTTTCCGGAAGTTGTCCGGATGGCTCGCGGCATGGGAGCGGACGTAATTTTCTCACCTTCTTGCACAGACGATCGTCACGGATTCAACCGCGTGCGCTACACAAGTCATGCTCGGACAATCGAAAACCAAGTTTATGTGGTGACGACGGGAACAGTTGGTTCTCTTCCAACTGTCGACTTTATGCGAGGCAATTTTGGTCAAGCGGCTGTCATTACGCCAAACGATGTTCCGTTTCCACAAGACGGCATCTTAGTGAAAGGCGAAATCAACAATGACATGATCATCACTGCTGACCTAGACCTCTCTCTTCTTTATGAAGTGCGTGAGCATGGGTCTGTGACGACTTGGCGCGACCGTCGTTTTGATTTATATCCAGACCTCGGAAAAGTCGAAACAGAAACGTTGCATCCAGCGGAATGGCTGAGCGCTAACAGTAAGGTTCAGGTTTAA
- a CDS encoding GNAT family N-acetyltransferase: MEYVQISGINDPLFPKMHKLMQEVFPAEEVLEYSLWEGPLQDPTIRMFVAVEGDEVVGATEYRFYPDRKLSMTDFTLIGKEGMGVGPFLAKKRHEDLMKLSFEHGIELTGVFAEIYDPYRAERHDFGGLQAMNPFVRREVLAHLGFKRLDFTYVHPSWTNEGDAVSELDFCFLPFADVESIPGEEIADFLKMYYAILSEKPQAWQDMITHLESAGEVKLLAL; encoded by the coding sequence ATGGAGTATGTACAAATTTCTGGAATCAACGATCCGTTGTTTCCGAAGATGCACAAGTTGATGCAGGAAGTATTTCCAGCGGAAGAAGTACTAGAATATAGTTTGTGGGAAGGACCTTTGCAGGATCCGACCATTCGTATGTTTGTAGCTGTTGAAGGTGATGAAGTGGTAGGTGCGACGGAATATCGTTTCTATCCAGACCGCAAGTTATCGATGACGGATTTCACATTAATCGGGAAAGAAGGCATGGGTGTAGGTCCATTCCTTGCAAAGAAACGCCACGAAGATTTGATGAAGCTGTCGTTTGAACATGGAATCGAATTAACTGGAGTTTTTGCGGAGATCTATGATCCGTATCGCGCAGAGCGTCATGATTTTGGCGGGTTACAGGCTATGAATCCATTTGTTAGACGCGAAGTACTAGCTCACCTTGGGTTTAAGAGACTAGATTTCACGTATGTGCATCCATCTTGGACCAATGAGGGCGACGCTGTTTCTGAACTGGATTTCTGTTTCTTACCATTCGCAGACGTGGAGTCAATTCCAGGGGAAGAGATTGCCGACTTTTTGAAAATGTATTATGCGATCTTGTCTGAAAAACCTCAAGCTTGGCAGGATATGATTACTCACCTAGAGTCAGCTGGTGAAGTTAAGTTACTAGCTTTATAG
- a CDS encoding pentapeptide repeat-containing protein has translation MAIESPRFAGSLLATSFAAIPLHEDPEIFNTELMDETLIEERYPRLLIQNSLFKNCTFTDSEFVQADWQDVRFENCDLSNVTLMKANLTRVEFVNCRMTGIDFSEGRLQDVRLETCILPYALFGTTRLKNSGFTHCKLDFTHFYSATFDQVALENCSLEEVTFEDTSLAGVDLSTNAFDSVKIDLKDLKGCQVSSTQALQFASLLGIAIKD, from the coding sequence ATGGCCATTGAATCTCCTCGCTTTGCTGGATCACTACTTGCTACTTCATTCGCCGCTATTCCGCTTCACGAAGATCCAGAGATTTTCAATACGGAACTGATGGATGAAACACTTATTGAGGAGCGTTATCCGCGTCTGCTTATTCAAAACAGTCTTTTCAAGAACTGCACATTTACAGATAGTGAATTTGTTCAAGCCGATTGGCAGGATGTCCGATTTGAGAATTGTGACTTGTCCAATGTCACTCTGATGAAAGCGAATTTGACCAGAGTGGAGTTTGTAAATTGCCGGATGACGGGGATTGATTTTAGCGAGGGACGTCTGCAGGATGTGCGGCTTGAAACCTGTATCTTGCCTTATGCGTTATTTGGCACGACTCGACTAAAGAACAGTGGGTTTACACACTGTAAATTAGATTTCACCCATTTTTATTCTGCAACTTTTGATCAGGTCGCTCTTGAAAACTGCTCGCTTGAAGAGGTAACGTTTGAAGATACCAGCTTGGCTGGTGTCGATCTCAGCACCAATGCATTTGATTCAGTGAAAATCGACTTGAAGGATTTGAAAGGTTGTCAGGTGTCTTCTACTCAAGCTTTACAGTTTGCCTCCTTGTTGGGAATCGCCATAAAAGATTGA
- a CDS encoding NAD(P)H-binding protein, producing MHALVIGATGATGKDLVQQLLADQSVERVSVFVRRNLALQHDKLHIHTIDFDRPQHWSQLVKGDVLFSCLGTTIKAAGSQEAQWKVDFDYQYQFADAASANGVPRYILVSSSGADAKSRVFYSRMKGQLEEAVKKLPFEAVTIIQPPILDRKDSDRKGEKIGLKVIQVLNKVGMFRSQRPLSTQELAATMIRAAKENKTGITTWTGEEVRTPEVAG from the coding sequence ATGCACGCACTTGTAATAGGAGCCACTGGCGCTACTGGAAAAGACTTGGTCCAACAACTTCTGGCAGATCAAAGTGTTGAGCGTGTCAGCGTCTTTGTCAGACGTAACTTGGCTCTGCAACACGATAAACTGCATATTCACACGATTGATTTTGATCGACCGCAGCATTGGTCTCAGCTAGTCAAAGGAGATGTACTGTTTTCTTGCCTGGGCACGACAATCAAAGCCGCAGGGAGTCAGGAAGCACAGTGGAAAGTTGATTTTGATTACCAGTACCAATTCGCAGATGCAGCGAGTGCAAATGGGGTACCGCGCTATATTCTCGTATCTTCTTCAGGTGCTGACGCTAAATCACGTGTCTTCTATTCTCGAATGAAAGGTCAACTAGAGGAAGCGGTCAAAAAACTGCCTTTTGAAGCCGTGACCATTATACAACCTCCCATCTTGGACCGGAAAGACAGTGACCGCAAAGGTGAAAAGATAGGCTTAAAAGTGATTCAAGTACTCAATAAAGTCGGTATGTTTCGCAGTCAACGACCACTCTCGACTCAAGAGCTTGCGGCAACTATGATTCGGGCAGCCAAAGAAAACAAAACAGGCATCACAACTTGGACAGGTGAAGAAGTACGTACACCAGAAGTTGCCGGATGA
- a CDS encoding HAD hydrolase-like protein has translation MKSPYIFDMDGTLFKTHLILEPALEETFSWLREQSLWSGPTPLEMYQRIMGVPLPVVWETLCPDHSDEQRQTSNAHFQQALINEITRRNGSLYEGVELTLAELSKTHPLHIASNGNMPYLQAIVSTYQLDRFITSINSIDRIPSGNKSELVATIVNAYEYSEGFVVGDRLSDIQAAKDNGLQAIGVRFDFAQEEELQQANKVIDHFSELLAKK, from the coding sequence ATGAAAAGCCCTTATATTTTTGACATGGATGGAACACTGTTTAAAACGCATTTGATTTTGGAACCTGCACTCGAGGAAACGTTCAGTTGGTTGCGTGAACAGAGTCTTTGGAGTGGTCCTACACCTCTTGAAATGTATCAGAGAATCATGGGCGTTCCACTCCCTGTGGTGTGGGAAACTCTCTGTCCAGATCATTCCGATGAGCAACGACAGACTTCAAACGCTCACTTTCAACAAGCCCTTATAAACGAAATTACTCGCAGAAACGGTTCTCTTTATGAAGGTGTAGAACTGACTTTGGCAGAGCTTTCGAAAACGCATCCCTTACATATTGCCAGTAACGGAAACATGCCCTATCTCCAAGCGATTGTGTCTACCTATCAATTGGACAGATTCATCACATCCATCAACAGTATTGACCGCATTCCTTCCGGTAACAAGTCTGAACTTGTTGCTACAATTGTAAACGCCTATGAGTATTCGGAAGGTTTTGTAGTGGGCGATCGTCTTTCGGATATTCAAGCCGCCAAAGATAACGGCCTCCAGGCTATCGGTGTGCGCTTTGATTTTGCGCAAGAAGAGGAACTACAACAAGCGAATAAGGTAATAGATCACTTTTCAGAACTACTTGCTAAGAAGTAA
- a CDS encoding disulfide oxidoreductase codes for MTKSGNARFIEDYALYFAWLISLIATLGSLYFSEIREFVPCELCWIQRIFMYPLTILLGIAAFTNDIRMRLYILPLTIIGGSISLYHYLVQKVPGFANIKPCVQGVPCNIQYINWFGFVTIPFLALTAFTLMTVILVILHVKVKKV; via the coding sequence ATGACTAAATCCGGCAATGCACGCTTCATAGAAGATTATGCCTTATATTTTGCCTGGTTGATTTCCTTAATCGCCACACTCGGAAGCTTATATTTTAGCGAGATTCGTGAATTTGTCCCATGCGAACTATGTTGGATTCAGCGCATCTTTATGTACCCGCTGACGATACTACTAGGGATTGCGGCATTCACAAATGATATCCGAATGCGCCTTTATATTTTGCCTCTCACCATCATCGGAGGGAGCATTTCACTGTATCACTATCTCGTACAAAAAGTGCCCGGCTTTGCGAACATCAAGCCTTGCGTTCAAGGAGTACCGTGTAACATCCAGTACATCAATTGGTTCGGCTTTGTAACGATTCCGTTCCTTGCCTTAACAGCGTTCACGCTAATGACAGTGATTTTAGTAATTCTTCATGTGAAAGTGAAAAAAGTCTAA
- a CDS encoding DsbA family protein yields the protein MKTNQKIMLVTLALAVVIVGIVLYMNRDTGTTATEVPQETERAYPPTEGQPMLGNPDAPVEIVEFGDYKCPSCKQWGETVYPKIVEDFIDTEKANLSYINVLFHGEESVIASLASESVFEQDPENFWDFNKAVYDAQPTSQQHDEPWVTIDKMAEIAQATAPGVDVEKMRADMASEDSPIVQAVTLDNELVEEFGIPFTPTIYINGVFLEDPFDYEMITMLIEQGQSSND from the coding sequence ATGAAAACGAATCAAAAAATCATGCTCGTCACGCTGGCACTTGCCGTAGTGATTGTGGGCATCGTTCTTTATATGAATCGAGATACCGGCACAACTGCAACTGAAGTGCCGCAAGAAACAGAGCGCGCGTATCCACCGACTGAAGGTCAACCGATGCTCGGTAACCCAGATGCGCCAGTTGAAATCGTTGAATTTGGCGATTACAAATGCCCATCATGTAAGCAATGGGGAGAGACAGTTTATCCTAAAATTGTAGAAGACTTTATTGATACGGAAAAAGCGAACTTGAGTTACATCAATGTTCTTTTCCATGGGGAAGAATCCGTCATTGCATCACTGGCATCAGAATCCGTTTTTGAACAAGATCCAGAAAACTTTTGGGACTTCAATAAAGCTGTGTACGATGCACAACCAACTTCTCAACAACACGACGAGCCTTGGGTGACAATCGACAAGATGGCAGAGATTGCACAAGCGACAGCACCGGGTGTAGACGTAGAAAAAATGCGCGCGGATATGGCCAGTGAAGACTCCCCAATCGTGCAAGCCGTGACGCTTGATAACGAATTGGTCGAAGAATTTGGAATTCCATTCACTCCGACGATTTATATCAACGGCGTATTTTTGGAAGACCCATTCGACTATGAAATGATCACTATGCTGATCGAACAAGGACAGTCGAGCAATGACTAA
- a CDS encoding PQQ-dependent sugar dehydrogenase — translation MFEDDTPLTDGNTKNGSDLEVVAENLTIPWSIDEHEGTFYISERPGSIAKVGGGNVEQQSVSLELTLSEAAEAGLLGFVLAPDFEESNEAFGYYTYEQDGNQFNRIVKLVLDGDNWSETVVLLDEIPSGNVHHGGRLEIGPDDKLYATAGDASDENLAQDESSLAGKILRLNLDGSIPEDNPFGDSYVYSMGHRNAQGLTWTGDGDLYASEHGPSANDEVNQIVAGANYGWPTVEGTDEQEGLESPLFVSGDDRTWAPSGMAYRDGKVYVAALRGTTVLEFDLATEEYRAIVEDVGRVRDVWLDGDELYFISNNTDGRGDPSDNDDKLYKLTLE, via the coding sequence ATTTTTGAGGACGATACACCCCTAACGGACGGAAACACAAAAAATGGGTCAGATCTAGAAGTTGTTGCAGAAAATCTAACAATTCCGTGGTCGATTGACGAACACGAAGGCACGTTTTATATTTCCGAACGACCAGGTTCGATTGCGAAAGTAGGGGGCGGGAATGTGGAACAGCAAAGTGTTTCGCTTGAATTAACGCTGTCGGAAGCAGCTGAAGCAGGTTTATTAGGATTTGTCTTAGCGCCTGATTTTGAGGAATCTAATGAAGCGTTCGGCTATTACACTTATGAGCAAGACGGCAATCAGTTCAATCGAATTGTGAAACTAGTACTAGACGGAGATAACTGGTCGGAAACGGTAGTATTACTAGATGAGATTCCGAGTGGCAATGTCCACCACGGTGGCCGTTTAGAAATTGGTCCAGATGACAAATTGTACGCGACAGCTGGGGACGCATCAGATGAAAATCTTGCACAAGACGAGTCGTCACTTGCTGGGAAGATTCTTCGCTTGAATCTCGATGGTTCCATTCCGGAAGACAATCCTTTCGGTGATTCTTACGTCTATAGCATGGGCCACCGAAATGCACAGGGCCTAACGTGGACTGGAGACGGGGACTTGTATGCAAGTGAACATGGTCCAAGCGCAAACGATGAAGTGAATCAGATTGTTGCCGGCGCCAATTATGGTTGGCCGACGGTTGAAGGGACCGATGAGCAAGAAGGTCTCGAGTCGCCACTGTTTGTTTCAGGGGACGACCGCACCTGGGCACCATCTGGAATGGCGTATCGCGACGGCAAAGTGTATGTCGCAGCACTTCGCGGGACTACAGTTTTAGAGTTTGATCTTGCTACGGAAGAGTACCGCGCGATTGTTGAGGACGTCGGGCGTGTCCGTGACGTGTGGCTAGACGGGGATGAGCTATACTTTATCTCCAATAACACAGATGGTCGTGGGGATCCGAGTGACAACGATGACAAATTGTACAAACTGACACTTGAATAG
- a CDS encoding metal-binding protein ZinT: protein MTKKWMYLLATSLLTLFLAACQQEEANEAEADEATPETEETVEEETVTEEEETVTEEESDHAHDHDHAHGEMSEKDQQIYKGYFEDSDIGNRPLSNWAGDWQSVYPYLLDGTLDEVFEHKAEEGDMTAEEYKDYYTTGYMTDVDRIEIKADIVTFHKGDESVTGRYKYDGYEILTYEKGNRGVRFIYKQMDENSDAPAYMQFSDHIINDKVSHHYHLYFGDDRAALLEELENWPTYYHSDLTGEEIAEEMIAH, encoded by the coding sequence ATGACGAAAAAATGGATGTACTTACTCGCCACTTCCCTACTTACTCTTTTCCTTGCTGCTTGCCAACAAGAAGAAGCGAATGAAGCAGAAGCTGACGAAGCAACACCCGAGACAGAAGAAACTGTAGAAGAAGAGACAGTTACTGAAGAAGAAGAGACAGTTACTGAAGAAGAATCTGACCACGCGCATGACCATGATCACGCACACGGTGAAATGTCTGAAAAAGACCAACAAATCTACAAAGGGTATTTTGAAGACAGCGATATCGGAAACCGCCCCCTTTCCAACTGGGCTGGCGATTGGCAGTCTGTTTATCCCTATTTACTTGACGGAACATTAGATGAAGTATTTGAACACAAAGCTGAAGAAGGCGACATGACAGCTGAAGAATACAAAGACTATTACACGACTGGGTACATGACGGATGTTGACCGCATTGAAATCAAAGCGGATATCGTTACGTTCCATAAAGGCGATGAGTCAGTTACTGGCCGCTACAAATACGACGGTTACGAGATTTTGACATACGAAAAAGGAAATCGCGGTGTACGTTTTATCTACAAGCAGATGGATGAGAATTCGGATGCACCTGCTTATATGCAGTTCAGTGACCACATTATCAACGATAAAGTCTCACATCATTACCATTTATATTTTGGTGACGATCGCGCCGCTCTTCTTGAAGAGTTAGAAAACTGGCCGACCTATTATCATTCTGACCTTACTGGCGAAGAGATTGCTGAAGAGATGATTGCGCACTAA
- the metG gene encoding methionine--tRNA ligase — protein MSVFIGGAWPYANGSLHIGHIAALLPGDILARYHRQNGQEVLYVSGSDCNGTPISIRASQEGRAVKDIADQYHQEFNETFTKLGFTYDLYTRTDDSKHHQYVQELFLKLLDNGYLYKKTIEQAYCAFDNQFLPDRFVEGICPVCGARARGDQCDTCSTILDRLDLLEKQCKICGNSPEIRETDHFYFAFSQFQKELEELVKTSERLGGWRDNALKLTTRYLSEGVHDRAVTRDLPNGVPVPVEGFEGKKIYVWIEAVAGYYTASRKCAEDRGVSHDKWWEAGVKSYYVHGKDNIPFHSIIWPAILSGAKIDARPTAIVSNEYMTLEKRKISTSQNWAVWVPDVLERYHPDSLRYFLTVNAPENRDTDFSWREFVYSHNSELLGAYGNLINRTFKFIEKSYEGKVPNNEVDSTVKERITFLYKELGRLIEAAELKRSLEMLFEFIREMNRYFDEQKPWISVKEDEEKAKETLTTCVYAIQNLAQLAKPFIPFGSQSVERMTGDIYDGWKPIDSLPVELVGIEPLYERIDVKAISQEVEKLNK, from the coding sequence ATGTCAGTATTCATTGGAGGAGCTTGGCCCTATGCGAATGGTTCGCTACACATCGGTCATATTGCAGCTCTGTTACCCGGCGATATTTTAGCTCGCTACCATCGTCAAAATGGTCAGGAAGTACTTTACGTATCGGGAAGTGACTGTAACGGTACACCGATTTCGATTCGAGCCAGCCAAGAAGGAAGGGCGGTAAAGGACATTGCTGATCAGTACCATCAGGAATTTAATGAAACGTTTACCAAACTTGGTTTTACGTACGATCTCTACACACGCACGGACGATTCAAAACATCATCAGTATGTGCAAGAGCTCTTTCTCAAACTTCTAGACAACGGATACTTGTATAAAAAGACGATTGAACAAGCGTATTGTGCTTTCGACAATCAATTTCTTCCTGATCGGTTTGTGGAAGGGATTTGCCCTGTGTGCGGAGCGAGGGCACGCGGTGATCAGTGCGACACGTGCTCTACCATCTTAGATCGATTAGATTTATTGGAGAAACAATGCAAAATTTGCGGCAACTCGCCAGAAATCCGAGAGACAGACCATTTCTATTTCGCCTTTAGTCAATTTCAAAAAGAATTAGAAGAGCTCGTCAAGACCAGTGAAAGACTGGGAGGTTGGCGAGATAATGCCTTGAAACTGACAACACGCTATTTGAGCGAAGGTGTTCATGACAGAGCTGTCACAAGGGATTTGCCAAATGGTGTCCCAGTTCCCGTCGAAGGGTTTGAAGGAAAGAAAATCTATGTCTGGATAGAAGCAGTCGCAGGCTACTATACGGCAAGCCGGAAGTGCGCGGAAGATCGAGGAGTCTCTCATGATAAATGGTGGGAAGCGGGAGTGAAAAGCTACTACGTGCACGGGAAAGATAATATCCCGTTCCACTCGATTATTTGGCCAGCCATTCTAAGTGGTGCAAAGATAGATGCAAGGCCGACAGCCATCGTTTCTAATGAATACATGACACTTGAAAAGAGAAAAATCTCTACAAGTCAAAATTGGGCAGTCTGGGTTCCTGATGTGTTGGAACGCTATCACCCAGATAGCTTGCGGTACTTCTTGACTGTGAATGCGCCAGAGAATCGAGACACTGATTTCTCGTGGAGAGAGTTTGTATATAGCCATAACAGTGAACTTCTTGGTGCGTATGGCAACTTGATCAATCGGACATTCAAGTTTATAGAGAAGTCTTATGAAGGCAAGGTTCCAAACAATGAAGTTGATTCTACAGTAAAAGAAAGGATTACGTTTCTTTATAAAGAACTAGGGCGATTGATTGAAGCAGCGGAACTCAAACGTTCATTGGAGATGTTGTTTGAATTCATTCGAGAGATGAATCGGTATTTTGATGAACAGAAACCCTGGATTTCTGTGAAGGAGGACGAAGAGAAAGCAAAAGAAACTCTCACTACATGTGTCTATGCCATTCAAAACTTAGCGCAACTAGCAAAACCTTTTATTCCATTTGGTTCCCAATCGGTTGAGCGGATGACCGGAGACATTTACGACGGTTGGAAACCGATTGACAGCTTGCCGGTGGAATTAGTGGGGATCGAGCCACTGTATGAAAGAATTGATGTGAAAGCTATCTCACAAGAAGTTGAGAAATTAAATAAATGA
- a CDS encoding type II toxin-antitoxin system PemK/MazF family toxin has product MTRFFKVGDIIKVDMSPAKGHEQQGYRPAIVVSEENVHKETDLIWVLPITNTNKGYPTHVPVNGRTKNNKNSAAHNQTTGYVLCEKIKVIDPLARAARLTDEADHELIEECKAIIDAITFIG; this is encoded by the coding sequence ATGACAAGGTTTTTTAAAGTTGGTGACATTATAAAGGTCGACATGTCCCCAGCAAAAGGACACGAACAGCAAGGTTATCGTCCAGCCATCGTAGTTTCAGAAGAAAATGTACATAAAGAGACCGATTTAATTTGGGTTTTGCCAATCACTAATACGAATAAAGGATACCCAACTCATGTACCGGTAAATGGAAGAACTAAGAATAACAAGAATAGCGCAGCACACAATCAGACAACTGGATATGTATTGTGCGAAAAGATAAAAGTAATTGATCCATTGGCCCGAGCTGCAAGATTAACAGACGAGGCCGATCATGAGTTGATTGAAGAATGCAAGGCTATTATAGATGCCATTACTTTTATAGGGTAA
- a CDS encoding DUF1905 domain-containing protein, with amino-acid sequence MIKIIDNQKLELQYKKGFGAWTYHIRLPGTASIQGKWGYLKVSGTIDDFEIKSINLAPRKNEDKIISINQEVRDAIGKSGGDMVMVTLYLHD; translated from the coding sequence ATGATCAAAATAATTGATAATCAGAAACTCGAATTGCAGTACAAAAAAGGATTTGGAGCGTGGACGTATCATATTAGACTTCCTGGCACGGCCAGTATTCAAGGGAAATGGGGATACCTAAAGGTGTCTGGTACAATTGATGACTTTGAAATAAAAAGCATTAATTTGGCTCCAAGAAAAAATGAAGACAAGATTATTTCAATCAATCAAGAAGTTAGAGACGCAATTGGCAAAAGTGGTGGCGATATGGTAATGGTCACTTTATATCTGCATGATTAG